The window CGGGCCACACTTGAGGACGTGGCCGTGGTGGAGGAGCCGATCGAGGAGCGCGGCGACGGCGGCGGTATCCCCGAGCAGTTTCCCCCAGTCGTCGACCGGCCGGTTCGAGGTGAGCAGCGTGCTCGCCCGCTCGTAGCGGCGCATGACGAGCTCGAGGAGATCCTCGGCCGCGGTGGCCGGGAGCTTCCGCATGCCGAGGTCGTCGATGATGAGGAGCGGCACGGTGGCGAGCTCGGTCATCTTCTCGCGCCGGGTGCCGTCGAGGGTGGCGTCCGCGAGTTCGTCGAGGAGCCCATGGGCCTCGGTGTACCGGACGCGGTAGCCCTGCTGGATCGCCGCGTGGCCGATCGCTTGGGCAAGGTGACTCTTGCCGGTGCCGGGCGG is drawn from Deltaproteobacteria bacterium and contains these coding sequences:
- a CDS encoding ATP-binding protein, which encodes MTLAELDRALRQLRLSGMATALEARLRQAQAERLAPLDLVAALVTDELVRRQDRLLERRRTHARFRDPGKTLDTFDFDFNKKMDRARVFELATGRFIAAHDDALFLGPPGTGKSHLAQAIGHAAIQQGYRVRYTEAHGLLDELADATLDGTRREKMTELATVPLLIIDDLGMRKLPATAAEDLLELVMRRYERASTLLTSNRPVDDWGKLLGDTAAVAALLDRLLHHGHVLKCGPRSWRMRHHTLPTEGAPQ